In Peromyscus eremicus chromosome 15, PerEre_H2_v1, whole genome shotgun sequence, a genomic segment contains:
- the Pigc gene encoding phosphatidylinositol N-acetylglucosaminyltransferase subunit C — protein sequence MCAQRVTDTTEVKWQKVLYERQPFPDNYVDQRFLEELRKNIYARKYQYWAVVFESSVVVQQLCSVCVFVVIWWYLDEGLLAPQWLFGTGLASSLIGYVLFDLIDGGDGRKKSGRTRWADLKSTLVFITFTYGFSPVLKTLTESVSTDTIYAMSVLMLLGHLIFFDYGANAAIVSSTLSLNMAIFASVCLASRLPRSLHAFIMVTFAIQIFALWPMLQKKLKAYTPRSYVGVTLLFAFSAFGGLLSISGVGAILFALLLISISCLCPYYLIRLQLFKENIHGPWDEAEIKEDLSRFLS from the coding sequence ATGTGTGCTCAACGTGTAACTGACACCACAGAAGTCAAGTGGCAGAAGGTTTTATATGAGCGGCAGCCCTTCCCTGATAATTATGTCGACCAAAGATTCCTGGAAGAACTCCGAAAAAACATCTATGCCCGGAAGTACCAATACTGGGCTGTGGTATTTGAGTCCAGCGTGGTGGTACAGCAGCTgtgcagtgtctgtgtgtttgtggtgaTCTGGTGGTACCTGGACGAGGGTCTTCTGGCCCCCCAGTGGCTTTTTGGGACTGGACTGGCATCTTCATTGATTGGGTATGTTTTATTTGATCTCATTGATGGAGGTGATGGACGGAAGAAGAGTGGGCGGACCCGGTGGGCTGACCTGAAGAGTACTCTGGTCTTCATAACTTTCACTTACGGTTTTTCACCAGTGCTAAAGACCCTAACAGAGTCTGTCAGCACTGACACCATCTATGCCATGTCAGTTTTGATGCTGTTAGGCCATCTCATCTTCTTTGATTATGGTGCCAATGCCGCTATTGTATCCAGCACACTGTCCTTGAACATGGCCATCTTTGCTTCTGTTTGCCTGGCCTCACGTCTCCCCCGGTCACTGCACGCCTTCATTATGGTGACATTTGCCATCCAGATTTTTGCGCTGTGGCCCATGTTACAGAAGAAACTGAAGGCATATACCCCACGAAGCTATGTCGGGGTCACTCTGCTTTTTGCATTTTCAGCTTTTGGGGGTCTTTTGTCCATTAGTGGTGTGGGAGCCATACTCTTTGCCCTTCTGCTGATATCCATTTCATGTCTCTGCCCTTACTACCTCATTCGTCTGCAgctttttaaggaaaatattcatGGGCCTTGGGATGAAGCTGAAATTAAAGAAGACTTGTCTAGGTTCCTCAGCTAA